A genomic stretch from Aedes albopictus strain Foshan chromosome 2, AalbF5, whole genome shotgun sequence includes:
- the LOC109428996 gene encoding uncharacterized protein LOC109428996 has translation MDYTGVQDAGVEQTDTITDLDALIKKNIVDAVNEIVPIAIEKYLDANIDRVVERAVSAAVDKSFAMNFARLTAMTGVIKNTETEVDVRAEQHALIDTEKQLDDWNTDLAQDAVRKKYMEYFSKIIVPNSYLEKGDDAFYIISDCLFTRRFWNRFTWTGVNRGGKSERGFREFGNVTELLLSLVQIGDPMYTRLLLEKFCKTRLFRHAKSRATNKMLRKSSCRTKRSGKKKQTEKDVTDGVPDTGSAATIHSDDEDMGEFENASSGEKTRYLKMNRSVRNRLLAVVIARVKHFVYFLTEIVELIFFI, from the exons ATGGATTACACAGGCGTACAGGATGCTGGCGTGGAACAAACGGATACCATTACCGACTTGGAtgcattgattaaaaaaaatatcgttGATGCTGTCAATGAGATTGTGCCTATCGCCATTGAGAAGTACCTTGACGCAAACATCGATAGGGTTGTAGAACGTGCGGTTTCAGCAGCGGTGGATAAAAGTTTTGCGATGAATTTCGCTCGACTTACTGCAATGACTGGGGTTATAAAAAACACGGAAACGGAAGTTGACGTAAGAGCTGAGCAGCATGCACTAATCGACACTGAAAAGCAACTGGACGATTGGAACACAGACTTAGCACAGGATGCTGTTCGGAAGAaatat atggaatatttttcgaaaatcatCGTACCGAATTCGTACCTCGAGAAGGGAGATGACGCGTTCTACATAATCTCGGATTGCCTTTTCACGCGACGGTTCTGGAACCGTTTCACATGGACAGGGGTTAACAGAGGTGGCAAGTCTGAGCGTGGTTTTCGTGAATTTGGGAACGTCACGGAGCTTCTACTGAGCCTTGTTCAGATTGGAGATCCGATGTATACAAGACTGCTGCTTGAGAAGTTTTGCAAGACCCGTTTGTTCAGGCATGCCAAATCGCGAGCAACCAACAAGATGCTGCGGAAGTCATCCTGTCGTACCAAACGTAGTGGCAAGAAGAAGCAAACGGAGAAGGACGTAACTGATGGTGTTCCTGATACCGGCAGTGCAGCTACTATTCACTCTGATGATGAGGATATGGGAGAATTTGAGAACGCATCAAGCGGAGAAAAAACGAGATATCTGAAGATGAATCGATCGGTCAGGAATCGATTGTTAGCAGTAGTGATAGCTCGTGTTAAACATTTCGTTTATTTTTTGACTGAGATtgttgaattgattttttttatttag
- the LOC109410823 gene encoding matrix metalloproteinase-19-like, which yields MIQCVVGRPVLVAAFAFFVCIHGAAIPGERPYNDDPYFPTDLDGTNTTRDLTVVQKWSKSLLTYAIVNYPAGMPQGIVRSTIRSAFDSWSRVTNLDFVERASSAEVDIQLSFEGMNHYRRGIPCHYNHENTLAHAFFPELGDVHFNTLHFFNGETTREEFLNTAVHEIGHSLGLLHSASRSSIMYGAQVSSNLVLEPQPEDVEAIQAIYGVRSALPTTTNPPPTTARTRPTPRTTKPRTKTNLCSLSSFDTILVDHRGNICVLAGQYYYNLNETNPPPRKLSAKWPGLPRNVQAAVTYRDQKTYFYKDDQYWKYNKLTLEEGYPRPIEKYFPGIPTDGLDAILTEKSGGFLAFKGAQYWFYDTSKTKPVEWYYPKAITGDFVGLPARVDAALMTNAGRRFVFSKMRYYELDDRNRVVLRDGDVRKYWFNC from the exons ATGATCCAGTGTGTCGTCGGTCGTCCTGTCCTAGTTGCCGCGTTTGCGTTCTTCGTTTGCATCCATGGAGCCGCAATTCCAGGGGAGCGTCCTTACAATGACGATCCTTACTTCCCGACGGATTTGGATGGAACCAATACAACGCGGGATCTAACTGTCGTTCAGAAATGGAGCAAGTCCTTGCTGACCTACGCCATCGTCAACTACCCGGCGGGCATGCCTCAAGGCATCGTCAGATCAACAATTCGAAGTGCTTTTGATTCCTGGAGTCGAGTAACGAATTTGGACTTCGTGGAAAGAGCCAGCTCTGCGGAGGTGGACATACAGCTGTCGTTCGAGGGGATGAATCACTATCGCAGAGGCATACCGTGCCATTACAACCACGAAAATACGCTTGCTCATGCCTTTTTCCCCGAGCTTGGGGATGTCCACTTCAATACGCTGCATTTCTTCAACGGTGAAACGACGAGAGAGGAATTTCTCAACACGGCGGTGCACGAGATCGGACACTCGCTCGGTCTGCTGCATTCCGCTTCGAGATCGTCAATAATGTACGGCGCACAAGTTAGCAGCAATTTAGTGTTGGAACCGCAACCGGAAGATGTAGAG GCGATTCAAGCTATTTACGGAGTGCGTTCGGCTCTACCAACTACAACAAATCCTCCTCCCACAACAGCCAGAACTCGACCCACGCCCAGGACCACCAAACCTCGCACGAAAACCAATCTCTGTTCCCTATCATCATTCGATACGATCCTTGTGGATCACCGCGGAAATATCTGCGTTCTGGCAGGACAATACTACTACAATCTCAACGAAACCAATCCCCCGCCAAGGAAACTCTCCGCCAAATGGCCCGGTCTTCCACGGAACGTCCAAGCGGCCGTCACCTACCGTGACCAGAAAACCTACTTCTACAAAGATGACCAATACTGGAAGTACAACAAACTAACTCTGGAAGAGGGTTACCCTCGGCCCATCGAAAaatatttcccaggaattcccaccGACGGATTGGATGCCATTCTCACCGAGAAGTCCGGTGGATTCCTGGCCTTCAAGGGCGCTCAGTACTGGTTCTATGACACCAGTAAGACCAAACCGGTCGAGTGGTACTATCCCAAGGCGATAACGGGTGATTTTGTCGGGTTGCCTGCGCGAGTGGATGCTGCTCTGATGACCAACGCGGGCAGGCGGTTTGTGTTCAGCAAGATGCGTTATTACGAACTGGACGACCGGAACAGAGTGGTGCTGCGCGACGGGGATGTGCGAAAATATTGGTTTAATTGTTAG